GAGTTTATTGCGCTGGGAGAAACAGGAACCCCGGCGGAAGAAATTCAACAGATGGGATGTCCGGTCATACAGTTTCCTCTGACAGCGCGAGGTAAACTCGATAAGATCAGGCAGTTATCTGACTTCCTGAACCAGAGGGACTACGATCTGTTGCATACACACAATGCCTACCCCCACTTTTATGGCAGCCTGGCCGCTTATCGTTCCCGGATTCCCGTAACGATTCAAACTCGCCACGGCAGACGTTTTGGAGAGACTTTCAGTGAACGGATGCAATTTGCCATTGCCAGTCGATTTGCTGACCGCGTTGTCTCCGTCTCAGACGACACCAGTTTGCGCTGTAAGAAAATCGGCTGGCTGAATGACAAAAAAGTGACTCGCATCTGGAATGGCATTGATGTCGACCGGTTTGTCTTTACCGGCCCTGCTGAAAAACTGACCGCGATTACCGTTTCTCGACTCTCACCCGAGAAAGATCTCGCGACCATGCTACACGCAGTTCACCAGGTAGTACAGGAGATTCCCGAATTTCGACTCCTCATCGTAGGAGACGGCCCCGAACGAGCCAGACTCCAAAGGATCACCGCTGATTTGAAACTGGAATCACAGGTTCAATTTCTGGGAGAGCGCAGCGATGTTCCTCAATTGCTCAGCCAGGCAGGATTTTATGTTTCCTCGTCTCTGACGGAAGGTATTTCTCTCACTCTATTGGAAGCCATGTCAGTTGGCTTGCCAATCGTTGCTACTCATGTTGGTGGAAATCCTGAAATAGTACAACAACCGACAACGGGATTACTGGTTCCGTCTGCAGATCCTGTATCTCTGGCATCGGCTATGATTCAGATGTGCCAGAACCAAAGTCAGTGGACAGAAACCGGCCAACAGGCACGCAAACGAGTTGAACAGCATTTCAATATCCGCACCATGATCAAGGATTACGAAAGCCTGTATCTCGATATTTTAAACACTTCTGTAAAAGGTCAATCGCCATGCAGACAAATCTGATACAGAAACAACATGAAGCATGCTGGACCATCAAAGAAGATCAGGACGACACTGGTTTTCAATCCCTGCAGGTTGACTTCTACACCTTGGATCCCGGTCATTTCCACTCACTATCTGTACTGTATCAGAGTTGGGTGGAACTGTTTCAAAAAGATCCTCATTCCGAACTCAATCAGCATCCCGATCATGTGCTCCGTATCTCTCCCCTGCTGCAGAATGAGCATACATCTAAGAGCGGTCACTTCATGCTATGTCGTAAAGGTAATCAATCTGTTGCAGCAGCGGTCCTGCTTCCCAAATCTTTAAGTACAAAAATACTGCGTGGAATCGGTCCCCCCCGACAGATAGGCGGATACATCCTGTCCGGCCAGAGATTTCTGATGTCAGAAGACTATCAGCATGACCAGGCATTCCATAAATTCCTGCTGGAAGCAACGATCTCTTTCTGTAGCGAAAACGCAGTCAGATTTTTATTACTGGAAGATATTCTGATCGATGATCCTCTAAATCAATCACTGAAACATCTTTCTGATCATTGTTTAGCCTATTCCCATACCGGTTTTCAGCCGCGAAGTCTGATTCAGTTTCCAGAGAATCCGATTGAGTATTGGAACAAGTTTCGTTCCAAATCGCGCCGAAAACATCGCAAATTATTACGCGATAATTCTGAGCTGCAACTGGTCCGCGTGACGCGTCCTGATCAGGTCGCGGAGTTTCTCGAATCAGCACACCAGATCTCTCTGAATACCTGGCAAACACAACGTCTGGGATTGCGAATTAAAAACGACGACAAAGAGCTGGAAGAAATGATGTTCCTGGCTTTGAATGGCTCATTACGTTCGTATCTCATCCTGGATAAAAACAAACCGATTGCGTTCAAGATAGGCAGCCAGCATCGAGGTGTTTACCACGATTTGGAATTTGGTTTCGATCTGGATTATGCCAGCATTTCCCCCGGAGAAACCTTGCTGTTACTGATCCTGGAAGACCTGATTGAATCCGACACACCCCGTACTTTTGATTTTGGAACTGGTGATGCGGAGTACAAACAACGCTACAGTTCCGAAATGACGCAAAGTCGATCGGTACTCCTGTTTCCTTCTTCGTTGAGGAATAAATGCTTACTCCGTTATCTGAAATCATCCTGCTGGATTGACCAGTTTTCCAGAAAGGTCCTTAAATCTTCCGGCGTCTATACCGCATTGCGTCAGTTATCACGGTATCGGAAGCTGGGCAGTCGCTAACGAATGATCAAAACAACACGAGTAACATCTACTGAAGTCAGGCCTGCCATGAAAATTTTATTCCTTTCTAATGTGTTTCCTAACCCGTTACATC
The sequence above is a segment of the Gimesia algae genome. Coding sequences within it:
- a CDS encoding glycosyltransferase, with translation MMSTIEAINTVDIANRDVPSGKRLRVCHLSLTLCTGGLERLLVDFARYHNRDQFELEFIALGETGTPAEEIQQMGCPVIQFPLTARGKLDKIRQLSDFLNQRDYDLLHTHNAYPHFYGSLAAYRSRIPVTIQTRHGRRFGETFSERMQFAIASRFADRVVSVSDDTSLRCKKIGWLNDKKVTRIWNGIDVDRFVFTGPAEKLTAITVSRLSPEKDLATMLHAVHQVVQEIPEFRLLIVGDGPERARLQRITADLKLESQVQFLGERSDVPQLLSQAGFYVSSSLTEGISLTLLEAMSVGLPIVATHVGGNPEIVQQPTTGLLVPSADPVSLASAMIQMCQNQSQWTETGQQARKRVEQHFNIRTMIKDYESLYLDILNTSVKGQSPCRQI
- a CDS encoding GNAT family N-acetyltransferase, whose product is MQTNLIQKQHEACWTIKEDQDDTGFQSLQVDFYTLDPGHFHSLSVLYQSWVELFQKDPHSELNQHPDHVLRISPLLQNEHTSKSGHFMLCRKGNQSVAAAVLLPKSLSTKILRGIGPPRQIGGYILSGQRFLMSEDYQHDQAFHKFLLEATISFCSENAVRFLLLEDILIDDPLNQSLKHLSDHCLAYSHTGFQPRSLIQFPENPIEYWNKFRSKSRRKHRKLLRDNSELQLVRVTRPDQVAEFLESAHQISLNTWQTQRLGLRIKNDDKELEEMMFLALNGSLRSYLILDKNKPIAFKIGSQHRGVYHDLEFGFDLDYASISPGETLLLLILEDLIESDTPRTFDFGTGDAEYKQRYSSEMTQSRSVLLFPSSLRNKCLLRYLKSSCWIDQFSRKVLKSSGVYTALRQLSRYRKLGSR